One genomic segment of Nocardia spumae includes these proteins:
- a CDS encoding NAD(P)-dependent oxidoreductase gives MSGSTNDSTNAAGFIGLGNMGAPMAERLLNRPGGLVVCDTRAEAMQPFVDGGAEPAKTAAEVAERAAVISIVVLDDAQVRSVLTGPDGVLTTARPGTVVAVHSTISDRTAVELAAVCAEHGVEFVDAPVSGGAAGAKKGSLAVMVGGSDNAFEKVREPFGHWAELVVHAGEVGAGTRMKLARNLLHFVSFTATAEAQRLAEAAGLNIVDLGKVVRHSDAITGGAGAIMLRDTTAPVAADDFWHPIFTHTRDLGEKDLSLALALGERLGVELPFARKALNGLGDGLGVGPGPIAETAEESHDRQ, from the coding sequence ATGAGCGGGTCCACGAACGACAGCACCAACGCTGCGGGCTTCATCGGCCTGGGCAACATGGGTGCGCCGATGGCCGAGCGTCTGCTGAATCGCCCCGGCGGCCTGGTCGTCTGCGATACCAGAGCGGAGGCGATGCAACCGTTCGTCGACGGGGGTGCCGAACCGGCGAAGACGGCCGCCGAGGTGGCCGAACGCGCGGCGGTGATCTCCATCGTCGTCCTCGACGACGCCCAGGTCCGGTCCGTGCTGACCGGACCCGACGGAGTGCTCACCACCGCGCGGCCGGGCACGGTCGTGGCGGTGCATTCGACCATCAGCGACCGCACCGCGGTGGAACTGGCCGCGGTCTGTGCCGAACATGGGGTGGAATTCGTCGACGCGCCGGTCAGCGGCGGTGCCGCGGGCGCCAAGAAGGGCTCGCTGGCGGTCATGGTGGGCGGTAGCGACAACGCCTTCGAGAAGGTGCGCGAACCGTTCGGACACTGGGCCGAACTGGTCGTCCACGCCGGTGAGGTCGGCGCCGGCACCCGTATGAAACTGGCCCGCAACCTGCTGCACTTCGTCTCGTTCACCGCTACCGCCGAGGCCCAGCGCCTCGCGGAGGCGGCCGGGCTGAACATCGTCGACCTGGGCAAGGTGGTCCGGCACTCGGACGCCATCACCGGCGGCGCGGGCGCGATCATGTTGCGTGACACCACCGCACCGGTCGCCGCCGATGATTTCTGGCATCCGATCTTCACCCACACCCGCGACCTCGGGGAGAAGGATCTGTCGCTGGCGCTGGCACTGGGTGAGCGGCTCGGCGTCGAATTACCCTTCGCGCGTAAGGCTTTGAACGGACTCGGCGACGGTCTCGGCGTCGGTCCCGGACCGATCGCAGAGACCGCAGAGGAGAGTCATGACCGGCAGTGA
- a CDS encoding acetoacetate decarboxylase family protein, giving the protein MTAVHSVLGDKVRMPVEIRDADACAATFLVDARAAREIIAPTGLRPLLVAGRAVCSLVFVRYVDGDLGPYHEFGLTLMVRGGDGGPGVYIPWLPVNQSFTCAAGREIWGFPKEIADIDITPVRRGKRCEVRIDGKLVVAMRTAGGVPSPGGMGGASIAAYTLMDGVLRRTPWVMNPEQVRMGLGGTEIELGDHPVAEQMRALGLPKRALFSSRIGLLRMTFEDARVV; this is encoded by the coding sequence GTGACAGCGGTGCATTCGGTCCTCGGTGACAAAGTCAGGATGCCGGTCGAGATTCGCGACGCCGACGCCTGTGCGGCCACATTTCTCGTCGACGCGCGAGCCGCGCGGGAGATCATCGCGCCGACCGGACTGCGACCGTTGCTGGTTGCCGGGCGGGCGGTGTGCTCCCTGGTCTTCGTGCGCTACGTGGACGGCGACCTCGGCCCATACCACGAGTTCGGGCTCACCCTGATGGTGCGCGGTGGCGACGGCGGTCCGGGCGTGTACATCCCGTGGCTGCCGGTGAACCAGAGCTTCACCTGTGCGGCGGGCCGCGAGATCTGGGGCTTCCCCAAGGAGATCGCCGACATCGACATCACACCGGTGCGACGAGGCAAGCGCTGCGAGGTGCGGATCGACGGCAAGCTGGTGGTCGCGATGCGCACCGCCGGCGGTGTGCCGTCACCGGGCGGTATGGGCGGCGCCTCGATCGCGGCCTACACCCTGATGGACGGCGTGCTGCGCCGCACTCCGTGGGTGATGAATCCCGAACAGGTGCGGATGGGATTGGGCGGCACCGAGATCGAGCTCGGTGACCATCCGGTCGCCGAGCAGATGCGGGCGCTCGGCCTGCCCAAACGCGCATTGTTCAGCAGTCGAATCGGTCTGTTGCGCATGACGTTCGAGGATGCCCGAGTCGTGTGA
- a CDS encoding SDR family NAD(P)-dependent oxidoreductase — protein MTKTAIVTGAASGMGRMAAQRLAAAGYKVAALDINETGLAETARRSPNMSTYTCDVADEQAVRTVIEKVRGDLGPIDHVVHAAALCRVGSALTHDVSEMRRLMDINYGGTINICQAIVPEMKQRGRGTLVLFASVAGWLPSPGLAAYSASKFAVVCYHEALAQELTGTGVRLISICPPIVETPLLDGIRSEDASVVAGQKGIAPEKVLDAAERAVANPKAPLFVFPGPAKPLVLARRFVPNFLRKQVIRMVKPQL, from the coding sequence ATGACGAAAACAGCAATTGTGACCGGCGCGGCCAGTGGCATGGGCCGGATGGCCGCCCAGCGCTTGGCGGCGGCGGGTTACAAGGTGGCCGCACTCGATATCAACGAGACGGGTCTGGCCGAAACCGCCCGCCGTTCCCCGAATATGAGCACCTACACCTGCGATGTCGCCGACGAGCAGGCGGTGCGGACGGTGATCGAGAAGGTGCGCGGGGATCTCGGCCCGATCGACCACGTGGTGCACGCGGCCGCGTTGTGTCGCGTGGGTTCGGCACTGACCCACGATGTTTCGGAGATGCGCCGGTTGATGGACATCAACTACGGCGGCACCATCAATATCTGCCAGGCCATCGTGCCGGAGATGAAGCAGCGTGGCCGCGGGACCCTGGTCCTGTTCGCGTCGGTGGCCGGTTGGCTGCCGTCCCCGGGGTTGGCCGCCTACTCCGCCTCCAAGTTCGCTGTCGTCTGCTATCACGAGGCACTGGCGCAGGAACTGACCGGTACCGGCGTGCGGCTGATCTCGATCTGCCCGCCTATCGTGGAAACCCCGCTGCTGGACGGTATTCGATCCGAGGACGCCTCGGTGGTCGCCGGCCAGAAGGGCATCGCGCCGGAGAAGGTGCTCGATGCGGCGGAGCGGGCGGTGGCGAACCCCAAGGCGCCGCTGTTCGTCTTCCCCGGACCGGCCAAGCCGCTGGTTCTGGCCCGCCGATTCGTGCCGAACTTCCTGCGCAAACAGGTGATTCGAATGGTCAAGCCGCAATTGTGA
- a CDS encoding carboxymuconolactone decarboxylase family protein — MTGSDNGAPDDRRARGLAKMSEVYGWEVSDGPGEHFAVTVDHLFADIWSRTQLSDRDRRLLLLGALTAQGHLDVTEIQVSAALRNGELTEEQLREIAIFLCHYTGWGAGTKLDSVIGKVVAAERKAADRAAGAAREQATTEQ, encoded by the coding sequence ATGACCGGCAGTGACAACGGGGCGCCCGACGATCGGCGCGCTCGCGGCCTGGCCAAGATGAGCGAGGTCTACGGCTGGGAGGTCTCCGACGGCCCCGGCGAACATTTCGCGGTGACCGTCGACCACCTGTTCGCCGATATCTGGAGCCGCACGCAACTGTCCGACCGGGACCGCCGCCTGCTGTTGCTCGGCGCGCTCACCGCACAGGGTCATCTCGATGTGACCGAGATCCAGGTCAGCGCGGCCCTGCGCAACGGGGAACTGACCGAGGAACAGTTGCGCGAGATCGCGATATTCCTGTGCCACTACACCGGCTGGGGAGCCGGTACGAAACTCGACAGTGTCATCGGCAAAGTCGTCGCGGCCGAGCGGAAGGCCGCCGATCGGGCGGCCGGAGCGGCCCGCGAACAGGCCACCACCGAACAGTAA
- a CDS encoding lipase family protein codes for MRRIRRPAGLFAAMTALTVLAGTAAAPPPAGADPAPVAPAAPIPLPPELDPGFYHPAADIVAAKAPGEIIAARQVQVANLGLIPVNVDAWQISFRSNDSRDQPIPAVATVLKPRGSAPDKLVSMQIAEDSLAGYCAPSYALQHFSASPFLGQIVAPAEFVIAQGALQQGWGVVIPDHEGPNNAYAAGPLAGRITLDGVRAARDFEPMRLSPDTRIGLYGYSGGAIATGHAAELKSSYAPELNIVGAAEGGVPADLGMTLNVANGQATSGLILAAVMGLTHEYPEFGRFIDDHMDPLGKGLTTVQSGLCVQYVSSLLPFLNIKGMLRVPGDPMQQPAISDVLDKTRMGTSVPDMPMYIWQANPDEIVPVGQVNTLVDTYCHSPSATVQYTREHFAEHVATEISGGGPAMLWLRDRLNGVPAQPGCHTADAGWLLLDPNGFQMLASTFGETFASLFGKPIGAK; via the coding sequence ATGCGCCGAATCCGCAGGCCGGCGGGCCTGTTCGCGGCGATGACGGCGCTGACCGTCCTGGCGGGCACGGCGGCCGCCCCACCACCCGCCGGCGCCGATCCGGCGCCGGTCGCACCCGCGGCCCCGATTCCGCTGCCACCCGAGCTGGATCCGGGCTTCTACCACCCGGCGGCCGACATCGTGGCCGCGAAGGCGCCCGGTGAGATCATCGCCGCGCGTCAGGTGCAGGTGGCCAATCTCGGGTTGATTCCGGTCAATGTCGATGCCTGGCAGATCTCGTTCCGGTCGAACGACAGCCGCGATCAGCCCATCCCCGCCGTGGCGACGGTTCTGAAACCACGCGGTTCAGCACCGGACAAGTTGGTATCGATGCAGATCGCCGAGGACTCCCTGGCCGGCTACTGCGCGCCGTCGTACGCGCTCCAGCACTTCTCGGCGAGCCCGTTTCTCGGTCAAATCGTCGCCCCCGCCGAATTCGTCATCGCTCAAGGCGCGCTGCAACAGGGCTGGGGGGTGGTGATTCCGGATCACGAGGGACCGAACAACGCCTACGCCGCGGGTCCGCTGGCGGGACGGATCACCCTGGACGGTGTTCGCGCCGCCCGCGATTTCGAGCCGATGCGACTGAGCCCCGATACCCGCATCGGCCTCTACGGCTACTCCGGCGGCGCGATCGCCACCGGCCACGCGGCCGAGTTGAAGAGCAGCTACGCACCGGAGCTGAATATCGTCGGCGCCGCTGAGGGCGGTGTCCCGGCAGATCTCGGAATGACGTTGAACGTCGCCAACGGACAGGCGACCTCCGGGCTGATCCTGGCCGCCGTCATGGGCCTGACCCACGAATATCCGGAGTTCGGCCGTTTCATCGACGACCACATGGATCCGCTGGGCAAGGGGTTGACCACCGTTCAGAGCGGCCTGTGCGTGCAGTACGTCAGTTCGCTGCTGCCGTTCCTGAATATCAAAGGCATGCTGCGGGTTCCGGGCGACCCGATGCAGCAGCCGGCGATCTCCGACGTGCTCGACAAGACTCGAATGGGCACCTCGGTTCCGGATATGCCGATGTACATCTGGCAGGCCAATCCGGATGAGATCGTCCCGGTCGGCCAGGTCAACACCCTGGTCGACACCTACTGCCACAGCCCCTCCGCCACCGTGCAATACACCCGCGAGCACTTCGCCGAACATGTGGCCACGGAAATCTCCGGCGGCGGTCCGGCAATGCTGTGGTTGCGCGATCGCCTGAACGGCGTGCCCGCCCAACCGGGGTGCCACACCGCCGATGCGGGCTGGTTACTGCTGGACCCCAACGGTTTCCAGATGCTCGCCTCGACCTTCGGCGAGACCTTCGCATCGTTGTTCGGTAAGCCGATCGGCGCGAAATAG
- a CDS encoding HoxN/HupN/NixA family nickel/cobalt transporter, with amino-acid sequence MSTRRRMVRDVLRDWHRRDWLEALALLGVVALMHVIGFGLLFGAIAPHGYRVGTEVFGIGLGITAYTFGLRHAFDADHIAAIDNTTRKLMSDGQRPKSVGFWFAMGHSTIVFALAALVVAGARVVGTLLDEDSPTRRTLGTVSIIASGSFLYLIGLLNVVALIGIWRVFRELRRGGGYDHAALEDALEARGFLARLLAPVMRMVGRPFHVYPVGVLFGLGFDTATEVALLALAGSGAAAGLPWYAIVVLPLLFAAGMSLMDTLDGLFMNVAYDWAFSDPVRKIFYNLAITGLSIAVALFIGSIELIKVLHDDTGFGGPAVEWVAGIDLNNAGFAIVGLFVLAWIVAIAYWRLAKVDQRWSPATSEETP; translated from the coding sequence ATGTCCACTCGTCGCCGGATGGTTCGCGACGTCCTCCGTGACTGGCATCGGCGGGACTGGCTGGAGGCGCTGGCCCTGCTCGGCGTGGTCGCCCTGATGCATGTGATCGGCTTCGGGCTGCTGTTCGGCGCGATCGCGCCACACGGTTACCGGGTCGGCACCGAGGTGTTCGGTATCGGCCTGGGGATCACGGCCTACACCTTCGGCCTGCGGCACGCCTTCGACGCCGACCACATCGCCGCCATCGACAACACCACGCGCAAATTGATGAGCGACGGCCAGCGTCCCAAATCGGTCGGGTTCTGGTTCGCGATGGGACATTCCACCATCGTGTTCGCCCTGGCCGCACTCGTGGTCGCGGGCGCCCGGGTGGTCGGCACCCTGCTCGACGAGGATTCGCCGACCCGCAGGACGCTGGGCACCGTCTCGATCATCGCGTCGGGATCGTTTCTGTATCTGATCGGACTGCTCAACGTGGTCGCCCTGATCGGGATCTGGCGGGTGTTCCGCGAGCTGCGCCGGGGTGGCGGCTACGACCACGCCGCACTCGAGGATGCCCTGGAAGCGCGTGGTTTCCTGGCCCGGCTGCTGGCTCCGGTGATGCGGATGGTCGGCCGGCCCTTCCACGTCTATCCGGTCGGTGTGCTGTTCGGCCTCGGCTTCGATACCGCGACCGAGGTCGCGCTGCTGGCCCTCGCGGGGTCCGGCGCCGCGGCGGGTCTGCCGTGGTACGCGATCGTGGTGCTGCCACTGTTGTTCGCGGCCGGGATGAGCCTGATGGACACCCTCGACGGGCTGTTCATGAATGTCGCCTACGACTGGGCCTTCTCCGATCCGGTGCGCAAGATCTTCTACAACCTCGCCATCACGGGACTGTCGATCGCGGTGGCGCTGTTCATCGGCTCGATCGAGCTGATCAAGGTGCTGCACGACGACACCGGATTCGGCGGGCCGGCGGTGGAGTGGGTCGCGGGGATCGATCTCAACAACGCGGGTTTCGCGATCGTCGGACTGTTCGTCCTGGCCTGGATCGTCGCGATCGCGTACTGGCGACTGGCGAAGGTCGACCAGCGCTGGTCACCGGCGACTTCCGAGGAAACGCCCTGA
- a CDS encoding nuclear transport factor 2 family protein has product MVRRWVVENQNCEKAGDWRPLADMYTEDATYGWNYGPTQEFMAVGREEIRDLALGQEMDGLEGWTYPYQDFVIDERSGNVIGLWKQVNENTRADGRNYSPEGIGGSWFRYGGDFQWSWQRDFFDFGNVSALFVEMITANALSDGMRKRIERSAAGPLPGWYKIGESPVPLW; this is encoded by the coding sequence ATGGTCCGCCGCTGGGTGGTGGAGAACCAGAACTGTGAGAAGGCCGGGGATTGGCGTCCGCTGGCCGATATGTACACCGAGGACGCCACCTACGGCTGGAACTATGGGCCCACCCAGGAGTTCATGGCCGTCGGTCGCGAGGAGATCCGCGATCTCGCCCTCGGGCAGGAGATGGACGGCCTCGAGGGCTGGACCTACCCGTATCAGGACTTCGTCATCGACGAGCGCAGTGGCAACGTGATCGGCCTGTGGAAGCAGGTCAACGAGAACACCCGGGCCGACGGCCGCAACTACAGCCCGGAGGGCATCGGCGGCAGCTGGTTCCGTTACGGCGGCGACTTCCAGTGGTCGTGGCAGCGCGACTTCTTCGACTTCGGCAACGTCTCGGCCCTGTTCGTCGAGATGATCACGGCGAATGCGCTGTCGGACGGCATGCGGAAACGGATCGAGCGGTCGGCCGCCGGACCGCTCCCGGGGTGGTACAAGATCGGCGAGTCGCCGGTCCCGCTGTGGTGA
- a CDS encoding crotonase/enoyl-CoA hydratase family protein, translated as MTTAATETGSNTEPHALLERRGATLIVTMNRPAVRNALSGEMLELMVQAWDTVDNDPEIRSCILTGAGGAFCAGADLKAMTKQDPAANMSEGGAFDPTNIPGLLKGRRLTKPLIAAVEGAAIAGGTEILQGTDIRIAGESAKFGVSEARWSLFPMGGSAVRLPRQIPYTVAADILLTGRHITAAEAKEYGLIGHVVPDGTALDKALEIAEKINANGPLAVQAILKTMRDTEGMHEDEAFKIDAKLGLTVFRSDDAKEGPRAFAERRKPEFKGR; from the coding sequence ATGACGACGGCAGCAACTGAAACAGGTAGCAACACGGAACCACACGCGCTGCTGGAGCGACGCGGCGCCACCCTGATCGTCACTATGAACCGCCCGGCCGTTCGCAATGCGCTGTCGGGCGAGATGCTCGAGCTGATGGTGCAGGCGTGGGACACCGTCGACAACGATCCGGAGATCCGCTCCTGCATCCTCACCGGCGCCGGCGGCGCGTTCTGCGCGGGCGCCGATCTGAAGGCGATGACCAAGCAGGATCCGGCCGCGAACATGAGCGAGGGCGGCGCCTTCGATCCGACCAATATCCCGGGCCTGCTCAAGGGCCGGCGCCTGACCAAGCCGTTGATCGCGGCGGTCGAGGGCGCGGCCATCGCGGGCGGCACCGAGATCCTGCAGGGAACCGATATCCGGATCGCCGGTGAGAGCGCGAAATTCGGTGTGTCCGAGGCCCGGTGGAGCCTGTTCCCGATGGGCGGCTCGGCGGTGCGCCTGCCCCGGCAGATCCCCTACACCGTCGCCGCCGACATCCTGCTGACCGGTCGTCACATCACGGCCGCGGAGGCCAAGGAGTACGGGCTGATCGGGCATGTGGTGCCCGACGGCACCGCCCTGGACAAGGCGCTGGAGATCGCGGAGAAGATCAATGCCAACGGCCCGCTCGCGGTGCAGGCGATCCTGAAGACCATGCGCGATACCGAGGGTATGCACGAGGACGAGGCGTTCAAGATCGACGCCAAGCTCGGCCTCACCGTATTCCGCAGCGACGATGCCAAAGAGGGCCCACGCGCCTTCGCCGAGCGCCGCAAACCCGAGTTCAAGGGACGCTGA
- a CDS encoding succinic semialdehyde dehydrogenase — protein sequence METTTHGDAAAASHDDTAAASHDDTAAASHDDTAAASHDDTGPASHTGASTLPPRITKAMIDRLTGMITAGTAGAKRDPYEMVEVYTGAVVGELPQSSPEDVAAAADKARAAQREWASWPVKRRLRVFEKAHELILSELDTIADLIQIGCGKTRRMAIEESCDPPMVISHYLKHAERILKPTKRGGAMPIISTSTEQHRPKGVVAVIAPWNFPFAISISDSVPALIAGNGVVIKPDNKTALCTLYGVELLRKAGLPRDLIQVVCGTGPDVGPALIDNSDFVMFTGSTATGRTIGERAGRNLISCSLELGGKNPMLVLDDANLDEVIPGAVFAVFGNSGQACMHIERIYVHDRVHDEFVRRFVAAAEELGAKAGASYTSDPEFGSLVSVDHMRRVASHVDDAVAKGATVLTGGKPRPDVGPAFYEPTVLTGVTPEMEHATLETFGPVVTIYRYTDENEAIRQANATTYGLNASVWSADLARAERIADRLEAGNVNVNDGFVATYSAKMTPSGGVKQSGVGTRHGDAGLLKYTDTVNIGVQKKQVLSARAGMPFEKQLKSTLITLRLSRRLRIR from the coding sequence ATGGAGACAACGACGCACGGCGACGCTGCGGCGGCGTCGCACGACGACACCGCGGCGGCGTCGCACGACGACACCGCGGCGGCGTCGCACGACGACACCGCGGCAGCGTCGCACGACGACACAGGGCCTGCCTCGCATACCGGCGCCAGCACGCTGCCGCCGCGGATCACGAAGGCGATGATCGACCGGCTGACCGGGATGATCACCGCGGGCACGGCGGGGGCGAAACGGGACCCCTACGAGATGGTCGAGGTGTACACCGGCGCCGTCGTCGGTGAACTGCCGCAGTCGTCGCCCGAGGATGTGGCCGCGGCGGCCGACAAGGCCCGTGCGGCCCAGCGCGAATGGGCGAGCTGGCCGGTCAAGCGCCGGCTGCGGGTCTTCGAGAAGGCCCATGAGCTGATTCTGTCCGAACTGGACACCATCGCGGACCTGATTCAGATCGGTTGCGGCAAGACGCGGCGGATGGCGATCGAGGAATCGTGTGATCCGCCGATGGTGATCAGCCACTACCTCAAGCACGCCGAGCGCATCCTGAAGCCGACCAAGCGCGGTGGTGCGATGCCGATCATCTCCACCTCGACCGAACAGCATCGCCCCAAGGGGGTCGTCGCGGTCATCGCGCCGTGGAACTTCCCGTTCGCGATCTCGATCTCCGATTCGGTTCCGGCGCTGATCGCCGGGAACGGTGTGGTCATCAAGCCGGACAACAAGACCGCGTTGTGCACGCTGTACGGCGTGGAGTTGCTGCGCAAGGCGGGACTGCCGCGCGATCTCATCCAGGTCGTCTGCGGCACCGGCCCGGATGTCGGTCCCGCCCTGATCGACAACAGCGACTTCGTCATGTTCACCGGTTCCACCGCCACCGGCCGCACCATCGGCGAGCGCGCCGGGCGCAACCTGATCAGCTGCAGTCTCGAACTCGGTGGCAAGAATCCGATGCTCGTACTCGACGACGCCAACCTGGACGAGGTCATCCCGGGCGCGGTGTTCGCGGTGTTCGGCAACTCGGGTCAGGCGTGTATGCACATCGAGCGCATCTACGTCCACGACCGCGTGCACGACGAGTTCGTGCGCCGATTCGTCGCCGCCGCCGAGGAATTGGGCGCCAAGGCCGGCGCCTCCTACACCTCCGATCCCGAATTCGGCTCGCTGGTGTCGGTGGACCACATGCGCCGGGTCGCCTCCCACGTCGACGACGCGGTGGCCAAGGGCGCGACCGTACTCACCGGCGGCAAGCCGCGCCCGGATGTCGGCCCGGCCTTCTACGAGCCCACCGTGCTGACCGGTGTGACCCCCGAAATGGAACACGCGACCCTGGAGACCTTCGGCCCGGTCGTCACCATCTACCGCTACACCGACGAGAACGAGGCCATCCGCCAGGCCAACGCCACCACCTACGGGCTCAATGCCAGCGTCTGGAGTGCGGATCTGGCGCGGGCCGAGCGGATCGCCGACCGGCTCGAGGCGGGCAATGTGAACGTCAACGACGGCTTCGTCGCCACCTACTCGGCGAAGATGACTCCGTCCGGCGGGGTGAAACAGTCCGGTGTCGGCACCCGCCACGGTGACGCGGGCCTGCTCAAGTACACCGACACCGTCAATATCGGGGTGCAGAAGAAGCAGGTGCTCTCCGCGCGGGCGGGGATGCCGTTCGAGAAGCAACTCAAGAGCACCCTGATCACACTGCGTCTGAGCCGGCGGTTGCGGATTCGCTGA
- a CDS encoding acyl-CoA synthetase has product MPNNFADLFEHAVDAMPDRVALVQGDRQVTYRELENRANQLAHHLASVGLGEGSHIGFQMHNSIETMETLIAAFKLRAVPININYRYGADELRYVYDNADLEAVVHHRCYSPVVDQVRPQITTLRHSFVVDDDQGGDGVSSESTPYQLAFENSSTARDFGERSADDLFMMYTGGTTGMPKGVMWRQEDMWRVLGGGIDFYTNVPVADEFEQSRVGSGNDPLRWLILPPLIHAAAMMPTFTALWSGQTVIYEPRFDPDRVWQVVAARGAHIVVMTGDAMARPLVNSFQRTPVDASTVVALASGAALLSQPVKNDMLELFPNAMITDSIGSSETGFGGIGVAEKNADPTRGPRVQTGRGAVVVDDEGRPVEPGTEGWMAKTGSVPLGYYKDQAKSDKLFRTVDGVRMVITDDRARVEPDGHITLLGRGNMVINTGGEKVFVEEVEAVVKSHRDIYDVVVIGVPHERWGHQVAAVVSLEGSAELDFADLEAHVRTHLAGYKLPRSIWVVDVVGRTPSGKPDYRWAKSHAEKETPDFVVGG; this is encoded by the coding sequence ATGCCCAACAATTTCGCCGACCTGTTCGAGCACGCCGTGGACGCCATGCCGGATCGGGTGGCGCTGGTGCAGGGCGATCGCCAGGTCACCTACCGGGAGCTGGAGAATCGCGCCAACCAGCTGGCTCACCATCTGGCGTCGGTGGGATTGGGGGAGGGGAGTCACATCGGATTCCAGATGCACAACAGCATCGAGACGATGGAAACCCTGATCGCGGCCTTCAAATTGCGTGCGGTCCCGATCAATATCAACTACCGCTACGGCGCCGACGAGTTGCGCTACGTCTATGACAACGCCGACCTCGAAGCGGTCGTCCACCACCGGTGCTACTCGCCGGTGGTGGATCAGGTGCGTCCGCAGATCACCACGCTGCGCCACAGCTTCGTCGTCGACGACGATCAGGGCGGCGACGGTGTGTCCAGCGAGTCCACGCCGTACCAGCTGGCGTTCGAGAACAGTTCCACCGCACGCGATTTCGGTGAGCGCAGCGCCGACGACCTGTTCATGATGTACACCGGTGGCACCACCGGCATGCCCAAGGGCGTGATGTGGCGCCAGGAGGATATGTGGCGGGTTCTCGGTGGCGGTATCGACTTCTACACCAACGTCCCGGTGGCCGACGAGTTCGAGCAGTCCCGGGTCGGTTCGGGCAACGATCCGCTGCGCTGGCTGATCCTGCCGCCGCTGATTCACGCCGCCGCGATGATGCCCACCTTCACCGCATTGTGGTCGGGCCAGACGGTGATCTACGAACCCCGCTTCGATCCCGACCGGGTGTGGCAGGTGGTGGCCGCGCGCGGCGCCCATATCGTGGTCATGACCGGTGACGCCATGGCCCGGCCGCTGGTGAACTCCTTCCAGCGGACGCCGGTGGACGCCTCGACCGTGGTCGCGCTCGCCTCCGGCGCCGCACTGCTGTCGCAGCCGGTGAAGAACGACATGCTGGAGCTGTTCCCGAATGCGATGATCACCGATTCGATCGGCTCCTCGGAGACGGGATTCGGCGGCATCGGCGTGGCGGAGAAGAATGCCGACCCCACCCGCGGTCCGCGCGTGCAGACCGGTCGCGGCGCGGTCGTGGTGGACGACGAGGGCCGGCCGGTCGAGCCCGGCACCGAGGGGTGGATGGCCAAGACCGGGTCGGTGCCGCTGGGCTACTACAAGGATCAGGCCAAGTCCGACAAGCTGTTCCGCACCGTCGACGGTGTGCGGATGGTGATCACCGACGACCGCGCGCGGGTGGAACCGGATGGTCACATCACCCTGCTCGGGCGCGGCAATATGGTCATCAACACCGGCGGTGAGAAGGTCTTCGTCGAAGAGGTGGAGGCGGTCGTGAAGTCCCATCGGGACATCTACGACGTCGTGGTCATCGGGGTGCCGCACGAGCGCTGGGGTCATCAGGTCGCCGCGGTGGTGTCGCTGGAAGGCTCGGCGGAGCTGGATTTCGCGGATCTCGAGGCACATGTGCGCACACATCTCGCGGGCTACAAGTTGCCGCGCAGCATCTGGGTGGTCGATGTCGTCGGGCGCACCCCCAGCGGGAAGCCGGACTATCGCTGGGCGAAGTCGCACGCGGAGAAGGAGACGCCGGATTTCGTGGTCGGCGGCTGA